From one Planktothrix agardhii NIES-204 genomic stretch:
- a CDS encoding modification methylase HemK, whose translation MGETISGWQLQGWIEQAHAECAAFGVSPNEIHWFLQELGGLDRLTLRLQAFKQQPAIPLLVPWSELTQLWQRRLTERIPLQYLAGRTYWRHFTLKVSPQVLIPRPETELIIDLAVSAIENIDNSGIWVDLGTGSGAIALGLADSFPTAEIHGVDTSLEALAIAESNAETTGLSSRIQFHHGSWWEPLQFLKGQLTGMVSNPPYIPSDIIPTLQPEVAQHEPTLALDGGDDGFDCIRYLVETAPHYLRPGGVWIVEMMAGQGEGVARLLEAQGSYSGIKIIPDLAGFDRFVIAYKKNRSLHYDSNLWFKSLLML comes from the coding sequence ATGGGGGAAACGATATCGGGTTGGCAACTGCAAGGGTGGATTGAACAGGCTCATGCTGAATGTGCCGCCTTTGGGGTTTCCCCTAATGAAATTCACTGGTTTCTCCAAGAGTTAGGGGGTTTGGATCGGTTAACTCTACGTTTACAAGCCTTCAAACAACAACCTGCGATTCCCCTTCTAGTTCCTTGGTCGGAATTAACTCAACTGTGGCAACGACGCTTGACTGAGCGTATACCTTTGCAATATCTTGCGGGGAGAACTTACTGGCGTCATTTTACGTTAAAGGTGTCTCCGCAGGTTCTGATTCCTCGTCCTGAAACGGAGTTAATTATTGATTTAGCTGTATCTGCTATTGAAAATATTGATAATAGTGGGATTTGGGTGGATTTGGGGACGGGAAGTGGTGCGATCGCTCTGGGTTTGGCTGATAGTTTTCCAACGGCTGAAATTCATGGTGTAGATACCAGTTTAGAGGCTTTGGCGATCGCTGAATCTAACGCTGAAACCACAGGTTTAAGTAGCCGTATCCAATTCCATCACGGGTCTTGGTGGGAACCGCTACAATTCTTAAAAGGACAACTAACGGGAATGGTATCTAACCCTCCCTATATTCCCTCTGATATTATTCCGACTTTGCAACCGGAAGTTGCCCAACATGAGCCAACTTTAGCCTTAGATGGTGGTGACGATGGTTTTGATTGTATTCGCTATTTAGTAGAAACTGCACCCCATTATTTGCGCCCTGGAGGGGTTTGGATTGTCGAAATGATGGCAGGACAAGGAGAAGGGGTTGCCAGGTTGTTAGAGGCTCAAGGAAGTTACTCTGGGATTAAAATTATTCCTGACTTAGCGGGATTTGATCGTTTTGTTATAGCTTATAAGAAAAACAGATCTCTTCATTATGATTCAAATCTATGGTTCAAGTCTCTGTTGATGCTCTAA
- a CDS encoding transposase, with protein sequence MLVLEVKLSGKNWQYEALDEAIRTTNFVRNKALR encoded by the coding sequence ATGCTGGTACTAGAAGTAAAGTTGAGCGGAAAAAATTGGCAGTATGAGGCACTGGATGAAGCTATTCGTACTACTAATTTTGTTCGTAATAAGGCTTTAAGGTAA
- a CDS encoding HtrA2 peptidase codes for MKSDFDALNSPLESSRLEWTETPRPTQRPRTQSLTSLSLVLLGVGAGIAGMSILPQLQRPQPSPPTVTSPVPPTALPAPVSAKQGTIATPDLVASVVQHFGPAVVRINATKTVENQMPQQFNDPSFERFFGSQMPNAPKQEIVRGSGSGFIVNSNGRIITNAHVVDGATKVSVVLKDGRQFEGKVVGTDPVTDVAVIEIQADNLPTLTIGNSETLQPGELAIAIGNPLGLDNTVTVGIISATGRSGSEVGIPDKRVSFIQTDAAINPGNSGGPLLNQKGEVIGMNTAIIQGAQGLGFAIPINQVQRIADQISTTGKVEHPYLGIQMVTLSPEVKESLNQDPNSPISVNEDQGVLIARVMPNSPAHQSGLRAGDVIIQVDNIAVTKADEIQQIVENVTVGSQLKMQIKRQGQPLNLDVKTGAIPINQ; via the coding sequence ATGAAATCTGATTTTGATGCTTTAAATTCTCCCCTAGAGTCCTCTCGGTTGGAATGGACGGAAACACCCCGTCCGACTCAACGCCCGAGAACTCAATCTTTAACATCTTTATCTTTAGTTTTATTAGGGGTAGGGGCAGGAATCGCTGGGATGTCTATTCTGCCTCAACTCCAACGCCCTCAACCCAGCCCCCCGACGGTGACATCCCCCGTACCCCCGACCGCCCTCCCCGCCCCGGTCAGTGCCAAGCAGGGGACAATTGCTACTCCTGACCTGGTGGCTTCCGTGGTACAGCATTTCGGGCCGGCTGTTGTCCGAATTAATGCGACCAAAACCGTTGAAAATCAGATGCCACAACAGTTTAATGATCCCTCGTTTGAACGTTTCTTTGGTTCTCAAATGCCCAATGCTCCTAAACAGGAAATTGTTCGGGGTTCCGGGTCAGGATTTATTGTTAATTCCAATGGTAGAATTATTACTAATGCTCACGTTGTGGATGGGGCAACAAAGGTATCGGTTGTATTAAAAGATGGTCGTCAATTTGAAGGAAAAGTAGTTGGTACTGACCCGGTAACGGATGTTGCTGTGATTGAAATTCAAGCGGATAATTTACCGACTTTAACTATTGGTAATTCTGAAACTTTACAACCGGGGGAATTAGCGATCGCTATTGGCAACCCATTAGGATTAGATAATACTGTAACTGTTGGTATTATTAGTGCTACAGGTCGTTCGGGAAGTGAAGTTGGCATTCCCGATAAACGAGTTAGTTTTATTCAAACCGATGCCGCTATTAATCCGGGTAATTCTGGTGGGCCGTTACTGAATCAAAAGGGTGAGGTAATTGGGATGAATACCGCCATTATTCAAGGTGCCCAGGGCTTAGGATTTGCGATTCCGATTAATCAAGTTCAACGCATTGCGGATCAAATTTCTACCACTGGAAAAGTTGAACATCCCTATTTGGGAATTCAAATGGTCACGCTTTCTCCTGAAGTCAAAGAAAGTTTAAATCAAGATCCCAATAGTCCGATTAGTGTGAATGAAGATCAAGGAGTTTTGATTGCCAGAGTTATGCCCAATTCTCCCGCCCATCAATCAGGATTACGCGCTGGAGACGTGATTATTCAAGTGGATAATATCGCAGTTACTAAAGCCGATGAAATCCAACAAATTGTTGAAAATGTAACCGTAGGAAGTCAGTTAAAAATGCAAATCAAACGTCAAGGTCAACCCCTAAATTTAGACGTAAAAACCGGAGCTATCCCCATTAATCAGTAA
- a CDS encoding transposase produces the protein MDNRGVSKNDLQKLCATLAKEFEWAKKLNSQARQAAADRAWMGISRFYQNCQKQKPKCPNCGLVEHRDLNAAKNILARGLGLKNTVGHTEISTLEETEPLASSEQSELVKCGH, from the coding sequence ATGGACAATCGCGGTGTTAGCAAAAACGACCTGCAAAAACTTTGTGCCACTTTAGCTAAGGAATTTGAATGGGCTAAAAAACTTAATTCTCAAGCTAGACAAGCTGCTGCTGATCGAGCTTGGATGGGAATTTCTCGGTTTTATCAAAACTGTCAAAAACAGAAACCCAAATGTCCTAATTGTGGATTAGTTGAACATCGGGATTTAAACGCGGCAAAAAATATTTTAGCCAGAGGATTAGGATTAAAAAATACGGTGGGGCACACCGAAATTTCTACGCTTGAGGAGACTGAACCTCTGGCTAGTTCTGAGCAATCAGAATTGGTTAAGTGCGGTCATTGA
- a CDS encoding phosphoesterase PA-phosphatase related — MRLTLTHQLIAFKKAIPQRQLWICLAILCAFILLSIRVSVNENLALDQILIQVPHQIFPDSWDDFFRFFYLLTGVKGTAVIVALTLVFLAWKRYWIEAKVLAFSTLGILILVDRILKPMIERSRPLDRLVKSVGRSFPSGHATGNILFYFLIAYLLAERYPKSTPYIYGFATIWLIIIGFSSVYLRCHWPSDILAGYGLGYICLTISLAWLKVSRENQKLRES; from the coding sequence ATGCGTTTAACCTTAACTCATCAATTAATTGCGTTTAAAAAAGCAATTCCTCAACGGCAACTCTGGATTTGTTTAGCTATTTTATGTGCATTTATTTTACTGTCGATTCGAGTCTCGGTTAATGAGAATTTAGCTTTAGACCAAATTTTAATTCAAGTTCCCCATCAAATTTTTCCTGATAGTTGGGATGATTTTTTTAGATTTTTCTATTTATTAACTGGGGTAAAAGGAACGGCGGTAATTGTGGCTTTAACCTTGGTCTTTTTAGCCTGGAAACGGTATTGGATTGAAGCCAAAGTGTTAGCTTTTTCCACCTTGGGAATTTTAATTTTAGTCGATAGAATTCTCAAGCCAATGATTGAGCGTAGTCGCCCTTTGGATCGACTCGTAAAATCTGTGGGTAGAAGTTTTCCTAGTGGTCATGCGACGGGGAATATTTTGTTTTATTTTCTTATAGCTTATCTTCTCGCAGAACGTTATCCAAAATCGACTCCCTATATTTATGGATTCGCTACAATCTGGTTAATAATTATTGGGTTTAGTAGCGTTTATTTAAGATGTCATTGGCCTAGCGATATTCTGGCAGGTTATGGTTTAGGCTATATCTGTTTAACGATTAGTTTAGCTTGGTTAAAAGTTTCCCGTGAAAATCAAAAATTGAGAGAATCATGA
- a CDS encoding putative translation factor (SUA5) (SUA5): MVQVSVDALIDMAIAGEGVVSFPTDTVPALATRPDRAELIFQTKQRSQDKPLILMAATPETLWPYVNGTVEELLVWKSIAQQYWPGALTLVLPASEKVSPAMNPADPSTIGVRVPNCVIAESILARTGPMATTSANLSGQPPLLTMAEINTQFPDVFTLFSSEFDPTIIPSTIPSTVVKWQSNGQWKILRQGNLVISNQ, translated from the coding sequence ATGGTTCAAGTCTCTGTTGATGCTCTAATTGATATGGCAATTGCTGGTGAGGGTGTGGTTAGTTTCCCAACGGACACTGTACCCGCTTTAGCCACCCGTCCCGATCGGGCGGAATTGATTTTTCAGACGAAACAAAGGAGTCAAGATAAACCATTAATATTAATGGCCGCCACACCGGAAACATTATGGCCTTATGTGAATGGGACAGTTGAAGAATTATTAGTTTGGAAAAGTATCGCCCAACAGTATTGGCCCGGAGCCTTAACTTTGGTATTACCTGCTTCTGAAAAAGTTTCTCCGGCAATGAATCCGGCTGATCCGTCTACAATTGGGGTAAGGGTTCCGAATTGTGTGATCGCTGAATCTATTTTAGCCCGCACTGGCCCGATGGCAACCACTAGCGCTAATTTATCAGGACAACCGCCCCTGTTAACAATGGCTGAAATTAATACTCAATTTCCCGATGTTTTCACGTTATTTTCCTCGGAATTTGATCCAACTATCATCCCATCAACTATTCCTTCAACGGTGGTAAAATGGCAAAGCAATGGTCAATGGAAAATTCTAAGACAGGGTAATTTAGTAATCAGTAATCAGTAA
- a CDS encoding DNA-cytosine methyltransferase, producing the protein MITAVDLFSGCGGLSLGFQQAGIEILAAIDNNRVFLEVYQANFDHLAILQDLTDEVAAIKIIQQLAPEMIIGGPPCQDFSSAGKLNINGSRANLTYNFANIVCAIKPKWFVMENVPRITKSPILTQISEQFLNNGYGLSAIVLNASFCNTPQSRSRFFLIGELAGKNNALVDLLKLGLSKKPMTIRDYLGDRLNLQYYYRHPRSYARRGIFSIDEPSPTIRGVNRPIPPNYKLHSGDPQDIDLHTIRPLSTIERSYIQTFPDSFKFLGTKTNLEQMIGNSVPVNLAFFVASTLLKYICQGIDPG; encoded by the coding sequence ATGATTACTGCTGTCGATTTATTTAGTGGTTGTGGTGGTCTATCTCTGGGTTTTCAGCAAGCAGGAATTGAGATATTAGCAGCCATTGACAATAATCGTGTTTTCTTAGAGGTCTATCAAGCAAATTTTGATCATTTAGCTATTTTACAAGACCTCACAGATGAAGTTGCAGCCATCAAAATTATCCAACAACTTGCTCCTGAAATGATCATTGGTGGCCCCCCATGTCAAGATTTTTCTAGTGCTGGCAAACTTAATATAAATGGTAGTAGAGCTAATTTAACTTATAACTTTGCTAATATTGTTTGTGCCATTAAACCTAAATGGTTTGTTATGGAAAATGTGCCAAGAATAACTAAAAGTCCGATTCTGACACAAATATCTGAGCAGTTTTTGAACAATGGTTATGGTTTATCTGCCATTGTTTTAAATGCGTCTTTTTGTAATACACCCCAATCGCGATCGCGTTTTTTTTTAATAGGTGAACTTGCAGGTAAAAATAATGCTTTGGTAGATTTATTAAAATTGGGTTTATCCAAAAAACCAATGACAATTAGAGATTATCTTGGGGATAGATTAAATCTTCAATATTATTATAGACATCCCAGAAGCTATGCTCGACGAGGGATATTTTCTATTGATGAACCCAGTCCCACCATTAGAGGAGTTAATCGTCCGATACCACCCAACTATAAACTCCATAGTGGTGATCCGCAAGATATTGATCTACATACTATCAGACCTTTATCTACTATAGAACGGAGTTATATTCAAACCTTCCCCGATTCTTTTAAATTTTTGGGAACTAAAACCAATTTAGAACAAATGATCGGAAATTCCGTTCCTGTGAATTTGGCTTTTTTTGTCGCTTCTACCCTTTTGAAATATATATGTCAAGGTATTGATCCGGGTTGA
- the ureA gene encoding urease, gamma subunit UreA, whose product MQLSPQEKDKLLIFTAALLAERRKEKGLKLNYPEAVAYITAAILEGAREGQTVSELMSYGKTILRREDVMEGIPEMIHDVQVEATFPDGTKLVTVHDPISN is encoded by the coding sequence ATGCAATTATCCCCGCAAGAAAAAGATAAGTTGTTGATTTTTACGGCTGCTTTATTAGCAGAAAGACGCAAAGAAAAAGGACTAAAATTAAACTATCCAGAAGCTGTTGCTTATATTACGGCTGCTATTTTGGAAGGAGCAAGGGAAGGACAAACGGTTTCGGAATTAATGAGTTATGGAAAAACAATTTTAAGGCGAGAAGATGTTATGGAGGGGATTCCTGAAATGATTCATGACGTACAGGTTGAAGCCACTTTTCCCGATGGAACAAAATTAGTTACGGTTCATGATCCTATCAGCAATTAG
- the ureD gene encoding urease accessory protein D: protein MKNLEINPSQWQGILELDYQKINNSTQLVKAYSQAPLKIQRSFYPEGQEICHSIILHTAGGMVGGDRLSQTINLQPETQVLLTTPAASKIYRSSGETVQNTINIEIQEQAYLEFIPREMIIFNGAIFSQNLRVNLAPNACYLGWEITRFGRTARGEIFNQGQWKSCTEIWQNGCPVWVDRQGFIANEEILNSPHGLGGKPVIATLTWVGQPVSEDIVKNIRQLWSQRETSSQAGVTQLISGLLCRYRGNSTQEVINWFTDVWQLLRQNYTGKSIVKPRVWQL, encoded by the coding sequence ATGAAAAATTTAGAAATTAATCCCTCGCAATGGCAAGGAATATTAGAGTTAGATTATCAAAAAATCAATAATTCTACTCAGTTAGTTAAAGCCTATAGTCAAGCTCCATTAAAGATTCAGCGTTCTTTTTATCCTGAAGGTCAGGAGATTTGCCATAGTATAATATTACATACTGCCGGAGGAATGGTAGGCGGCGATCGCCTATCCCAAACCATTAATTTACAGCCGGAAACCCAGGTTTTATTAACTACTCCCGCAGCCAGTAAAATTTATCGAAGTTCGGGAGAGACCGTCCAAAATACTATTAATATTGAAATCCAAGAACAAGCCTATTTAGAGTTTATTCCCAGGGAAATGATTATCTTTAATGGAGCTATTTTTAGTCAAAATCTTCGAGTGAATTTAGCCCCGAATGCTTGTTATTTGGGATGGGAAATTACCCGGTTTGGACGTACAGCTAGGGGAGAAATATTCAACCAAGGACAATGGAAATCCTGTACGGAAATTTGGCAGAATGGCTGTCCAGTTTGGGTTGATCGACAGGGGTTTATTGCGAATGAAGAAATATTGAATAGTCCCCATGGTTTGGGGGGAAAACCTGTAATTGCCACCTTAACTTGGGTGGGACAACCTGTTTCTGAAGATATTGTGAAAAATATCAGACAATTGTGGTCGCAGCGAGAAACTTCTAGTCAAGCTGGAGTGACGCAATTAATATCAGGATTACTCTGTCGCTATCGGGGAAATTCTACCCAAGAGGTGATAAACTGGTTTACGGATGTTTGGCAGTTGCTCCGTCAAAATTATACGGGAAAATCAATTGTCAAACCCCGCGTCTGGCAACTTTAA
- a CDS encoding two-component sensor histidine kinase, producing the protein MGWNEFLYLGFGLGLGVALNQLWLGKGKKSPDPVGTDDPLKNVDYQQQVQTLSYQLKQTQLAYHSATELSLFKAGFLARTSHELRSPLSSMIGTLQIIISDLCENPEEEREFINLTHTSALKMVRLLDEVISVAKTEYGTDTMDIHAIGLAKLMDEVEDLTCMQAENRSIRLKIDPPDSDIYVMADLPRLRQVLVSLVDTAIAQMTEGSVNVSAHPSPETGFVHIWVDDQRPVSAWSESWDLLKSTLDIDQPPFEQGTLSPGMRLLMNQTLLSLMKGRLEILAIPSEGEDSNFNRTQCSIPLAKP; encoded by the coding sequence ATGGGTTGGAATGAATTTTTATATTTAGGTTTTGGGTTGGGGTTAGGGGTCGCCCTAAATCAGCTATGGCTGGGAAAAGGCAAAAAATCGCCCGACCCAGTTGGGACGGATGACCCCTTGAAAAATGTCGATTATCAACAGCAGGTGCAAACCCTATCTTATCAATTGAAACAAACTCAACTTGCCTATCATTCGGCGACGGAATTGAGTTTATTTAAAGCGGGGTTTTTGGCGCGGACGTCCCATGAGTTGCGATCGCCCCTTAGTAGCATGATTGGTACGTTACAAATAATTATTTCCGATCTCTGCGAGAACCCAGAGGAGGAGCGAGAATTTATCAATCTCACCCACACATCAGCGTTGAAAATGGTGAGATTATTAGATGAAGTGATTTCTGTGGCTAAAACAGAATATGGCACAGATACTATGGATATTCATGCCATTGGGTTAGCAAAACTCATGGATGAGGTAGAAGATTTAACCTGTATGCAGGCGGAAAATCGTAGTATTAGATTAAAAATTGATCCTCCTGATAGTGATATTTATGTGATGGCAGATTTACCTCGACTGCGACAAGTTTTAGTCAGTTTAGTGGATACTGCGATCGCTCAAATGACCGAGGGAAGTGTGAATGTTTCTGCACATCCTTCTCCCGAAACGGGATTTGTGCATATTTGGGTTGATGATCAACGTCCGGTTAGTGCTTGGAGTGAGTCTTGGGATTTATTAAAATCCACATTAGATATTGATCAACCTCCGTTTGAGCAAGGAACTTTATCCCCAGGAATGCGGCTGTTGATGAATCAAACTTTATTGAGTTTAATGAAGGGTCGTTTAGAAATTTTAGCGATTCCTTCTGAGGGAGAAGATTCTAATTTTAATCGGACTCAATGTTCGATTCCCTTAGCAAAACCCTAA
- a CDS encoding glycosyl transferase family 39, protein MNSKKSEFNSYFKTIWESWENYPKLTWGISILGLFLLSAIAFLSHLGDIGLIDKTEPMFVEAARQMHLTGDWITPYWNGETRFDKPPLIYWLIVIAFQTVGVNEWGARLPSAIAAILSTFLVFYTLRYFGGLISLETESARTCSPFNSTRLRGDIGGGAWWGMAMMTLNPAWIAWGRAGVSDMLLASCMTISLLAFFLAYAQPKTRQQKGWYFIFYSFAALAVLAKGPIGIVLPILIIGGFLIYTKQWQKVIWEMQLIKGSLVFLIIAVPWFVLVTMANGQAYLNTFFGHHNFARFTSVVSNHPGPWFYYFPVILVALLPWSVYLPIAIYQVKFWQIQDWRSQDRSQHLGLFALFWLVIIFVFFSLSATKLPSYILPSIPAGVILISLWGNQQNNIESEHPKISLPFLITGFVNILVLLILAIASFISPKLVGDDTPNFSQLLESSHLTTVSGIIWLIASGITLYCLIKPQWRRAVWAGNALGFFAFMALVALPVGQLLDTQRHLPLRQLSTTVRQVHQPNEPLLVIGVFRPSLVYYTQQNIEFMTYNIQQRLLKLFPVNTPVDTILIITRPKDIAKLGLQYSDYQLLQDQGDYQLIRIKVKVLLKR, encoded by the coding sequence ATGAATAGTAAAAAATCAGAATTTAATTCATACTTTAAAACAATTTGGGAATCCTGGGAAAACTACCCTAAGCTGACTTGGGGCATTTCTATTTTAGGATTATTTTTGTTAAGTGCGATCGCATTTTTAAGTCATTTAGGCGATATTGGTTTAATTGATAAAACTGAACCGATGTTTGTCGAAGCCGCCCGACAAATGCACCTAACAGGAGATTGGATTACCCCCTATTGGAATGGGGAAACTCGCTTTGATAAACCGCCCTTAATTTATTGGTTAATAGTAATCGCTTTTCAAACCGTTGGAGTAAATGAATGGGGGGCACGATTACCTTCAGCCATAGCCGCAATATTATCTACCTTTTTAGTATTTTATACCCTGCGTTATTTCGGTGGGTTGATATCTTTAGAAACGGAATCTGCTCGCACCTGCTCCCCCTTCAATTCCACCCGTCTACGGGGGGATATAGGGGGGGGAGCGTGGTGGGGAATGGCAATGATGACCTTAAATCCGGCTTGGATTGCTTGGGGACGGGCGGGGGTTTCTGATATGCTTCTAGCCTCCTGTATGACGATTTCATTATTAGCATTTTTCTTAGCTTATGCTCAACCTAAAACTCGCCAACAAAAAGGCTGGTATTTTATATTTTATAGTTTTGCAGCTTTAGCAGTTTTAGCTAAAGGGCCGATTGGAATTGTCTTACCGATTTTGATTATTGGGGGGTTTCTGATTTATACAAAACAATGGCAAAAAGTTATCTGGGAAATGCAGTTAATTAAGGGAAGTTTGGTATTTTTAATTATTGCTGTCCCTTGGTTTGTTTTAGTGACTATGGCTAATGGTCAAGCCTATTTAAACACATTTTTTGGACATCATAATTTTGCACGCTTTACCAGTGTTGTCAGTAATCATCCTGGCCCTTGGTTTTATTATTTTCCAGTAATTTTAGTGGCTTTATTACCTTGGTCGGTGTATTTACCTATAGCAATTTATCAGGTTAAATTTTGGCAAATCCAAGATTGGCGATCGCAAGATCGGTCTCAACATTTGGGCTTATTTGCTCTATTTTGGTTGGTAATTATCTTTGTATTTTTTAGTCTTTCAGCGACGAAATTACCTAGTTATATCTTACCCTCGATTCCTGCGGGCGTGATTTTAATTAGTTTATGGGGAAATCAACAAAATAATATTGAGTCTGAACATCCTAAAATTTCTCTACCATTTTTAATCACAGGTTTTGTAAATATTCTGGTGTTGTTGATATTAGCGATCGCTAGTTTTATTAGTCCTAAATTAGTCGGAGATGATACCCCCAATTTTTCCCAATTATTAGAAAGCAGTCATTTAACAACGGTATCAGGAATTATCTGGTTGATTGCTAGTGGAATTACTCTCTATTGTCTGATTAAACCTCAATGGCGACGGGCAGTTTGGGCGGGAAATGCCCTAGGATTCTTTGCATTTATGGCTTTAGTAGCTTTACCTGTAGGTCAATTATTAGATACTCAACGACACTTACCCCTCAGACAATTATCAACCACAGTTCGTCAAGTTCATCAACCGAATGAACCCCTATTAGTGATTGGGGTCTTTAGACCTAGTTTGGTCTATTATACCCAACAAAACATAGAGTTTATGACCTATAATATTCAGCAAAGATTATTAAAATTATTTCCTGTAAATACTCCCGTTGACACGATTTTAATTATCACCAGACCCAAAGATATAGCTAAACTAGGATTACAATATTCTGATTATCAATTGTTGCAGGATCAGGGAGATTATCAATTAATTAGAATTAAAGTAAAGGTATTATTAAAACGGTAA
- a CDS encoding SpoIID/LytB domain protein has protein sequence MVCSLTQPQNTFTNSVQRFKRYGWATLLIWFCLVAPAQAQLLLRVAIKDGANQVKVGSTTQAVVRDGNGKVLGELAAMGGGVAQAKAGQVALGNWQGSQLWIDPSNGGNVWIGNGWYRGRVLLVPRNGGLTAINYVDLEEYLYSVLGAEMDGGWPQEALKAQAVAARTYALYRRQRSNGVFDVGDDQNSQVYKGLITESTGTLAAVNATRGQVLTYNGQAILAAFHSASGGHTENVEDVWNEPLPYLRGVPDFDQGTPVFEWTKTFSQTDLSKRISGVGNITTMTPQRTSAYGSILAMKVVGDKGARVMSGDDIASALGLRSTRFQVNRKSGTTSFQVTGRGFGHGVGLSQWGAYNLARGGYNYQQILAHYYRNTTLAKIDVR, from the coding sequence ATGGTTTGTTCCCTGACCCAACCTCAGAATACTTTTACTAACTCCGTGCAACGTTTCAAACGCTATGGGTGGGCGACGTTGCTGATTTGGTTCTGTCTGGTTGCCCCGGCCCAAGCCCAATTATTATTGCGGGTCGCTATTAAAGACGGTGCGAATCAGGTTAAAGTCGGTAGCACCACCCAGGCTGTTGTCCGAGATGGCAATGGTAAAGTCCTAGGGGAGTTGGCAGCGATGGGAGGCGGTGTCGCCCAAGCCAAAGCCGGACAGGTCGCCCTGGGCAACTGGCAAGGTTCCCAACTCTGGATTGACCCCAGCAATGGGGGGAATGTGTGGATAGGTAATGGTTGGTATCGAGGACGGGTGTTATTAGTGCCTCGGAATGGCGGTTTAACGGCGATTAATTATGTTGATTTAGAAGAATATCTCTATAGTGTTCTGGGGGCGGAAATGGATGGCGGATGGCCCCAGGAAGCCCTGAAAGCTCAGGCGGTGGCGGCGCGAACCTACGCTCTCTACAGACGTCAACGCAGCAATGGGGTTTTTGATGTTGGAGATGATCAAAATTCCCAGGTCTATAAAGGTTTAATTACTGAATCCACGGGAACTCTGGCGGCGGTGAATGCGACCAGGGGACAGGTTTTGACCTATAACGGTCAAGCCATTTTGGCGGCTTTTCATTCGGCTTCTGGGGGACATACCGAGAACGTTGAGGATGTCTGGAATGAACCCTTACCCTATTTACGGGGAGTCCCAGACTTTGACCAAGGAACTCCGGTATTTGAATGGACAAAAACCTTCTCACAAACAGATTTAAGTAAACGGATTTCTGGTGTCGGGAATATTACGACGATGACTCCGCAACGGACTTCGGCCTATGGTAGTATTCTGGCGATGAAAGTAGTTGGGGACAAAGGGGCGCGAGTGATGAGTGGGGATGATATTGCCTCAGCCCTGGGACTTCGTAGCACCCGGTTTCAAGTGAATCGAAAAAGTGGGACGACCAGTTTTCAAGTCACGGGTCGTGGCTTTGGTCATGGGGTGGGTTTAAGTCAATGGGGGGCCTATAATTTGGCTCGGGGTGGATACAATTATCAACAAATTCTAGCCCACTATTACCGCAATACGACCTTAGCAAAAATTGATGTTCGCTAA